A genomic stretch from Tenrec ecaudatus isolate mTenEca1 chromosome 17, mTenEca1.hap1, whole genome shotgun sequence includes:
- the PAQR5 gene encoding membrane progestin receptor gamma — protein MPRVFQEHGILFGYRHPQSSATACLLSLFQMTNETLNIWTHLLPFWFFVWRFVSTLCVTDVQNDSYSWPLLVYMGTSCVYPFASSCAHTFSSMSKNARHICYFLDYGAVNLFGLGSAIAYSAYTFPDTLVRTTFHDYYVALAVLNTIISTGLSCYSRFLEIQSPRLCKMLRVFAFAYPYTWDSLPIFYRLFLFPGESAQNEASLYHQKHLAMTFLASFLYSAHLPERLAPGRFDYIGHSHQLFHVCVILATHMQMEAILLDKTLRQEWLLASSRPLSVLQITGAVFLGVLFSLSNIFYFSAALYRTPEPEQHKKET, from the exons ATGCCTAGG GTGTTCCAAGAACATGGAATCCTCTTTGGCTACCGGCACCCACAGAGCTCAGCCACTGCCTGTCTCCTCAGCCTTTTCCAGATGACCAATGAGACGCTCAACATCTggactcacttgctgcccttctg GTTCTTCGTGTGGAGATTCGTGAGCACACTCTGtgtgacagacgtccagaatgacAGCTACTCCTGGCCTCTGCTTGTGTACATGGGCACCAGCTGTGTGTACCCCTTTGCGTCCAGCTGTGCGCATACCTTCAGCTCCATGTCCAAGAATGCCAGGCACATCTGCTACTTCCTAGACTACGGTGCCGTCAACCTCTTCGGCCTGG GCTCAGCCATTGCCTACTCTGCATACACCTTCCCCGACACGCTGGTGCGTACCACCTTCCATGACTACTACGTGGCCCTGGCGGtgctgaacaccatcatcagCACCGGCCTCTCCTGCTACTCCAG GTTTCTCGAGATCCAGAGCCCCCGGCTCTGTAAGATGCTTCGAGTGTTCGCCTTCGCTTACCCCTACACCTGGGACTCCCTCCCCATCTTCTACAGG CTGTTCCTGTTCCCAGGGGAGAGTGCCCAGAACGAAGCCAGCCTGTACCACCAGAAGCACCTGGCCATGACCTTCCTGGCGTCCTTCCTCTACTCTGCGCACCTGCCGGAGCGCCTGGCTCCCGGGCGCTTTGACTACATCG GTCACAGTCACCAGCTGTTTCACGTGTGTGTGATCCTGGCCACGCACATGCAGATGGAAGCCATCCTGCTGGACAAGACGCTGAGGCAGGAGTGGCTGCTGGCCTCCTCCAGGCCCCTGTCAGTCCTCCAGATCACCGGAGCCGTCTTCCTGGGTGTCCTCTTCAGCCTCAGCAACATCTTTTACTTCTCAGCTGCTCTCTATAGGACCCCCGAGCCAGAACAACACAAGAAAGAGACGTGA